GGGGAATCGGAGTCGTTCGAGATCGCATCGAACCTCTGTTGCGCTTCCTCGAAATCGGTGGCGTAGAAATAGGCGGCAGCGATCTGATAATCACGGTCCTTTCGTAGCCAAACGGGGGCCGCGTCGCCAACCGCAAGAGGAATACTCCGCCCGCCGGAGCAGTTCGAAAACACCAGATCCTGCGCTCGTACCCATTCGAGAACAAACGGGTCGTCGCCGCCGTACCGCATTATTCTGTTGGAAAGCGTTTCGACCGCCGTTTCGAACGCATTTAATGAACAATTCGGGAAAGCGTTGAAATTGTCCGCGCCCCAGCGTCGATCGGTTGCGATTGTTGGCGAAACGGGGAAATCTTTTGCGATTTCGCCGCGCAGGCTAAGCCACCGGCGGATCGTCTCAAGCTTCAAGGTCGAATCCGGTTCCTCGTTGCGAAACTCCGCGTTCCAGATACTGACGAGCGTTTGCTGCTCCGCGGACGAAAAGCCTCCGCCATTGAGATAGCGATATGCGGCGTATAAAACGACCCTACGATATGTCGGTTTAACGATTCCGATTCGACCCGCAGCGAAGTTCTCGTAAGGGTTTTCAGGCGCGTGCTGATAGCTGAAGACCGGATGCACATAATTATCGGCGCAGGGAAAGCTGACTTGCGAGAGCAGCAGAACTACCAGTAACGAAATTGCGACAAGTCTCCGATTCATCTGAGTTTATCGATATCGGCCCGTTCCCAGGCGCTCGATTTGAAATAGTATATCCGGCGTTCCGGTCTGAGCGGCGCGTTGATCGGCTCTTCGACGGCGAATCCGTAACTCCCGCGGCAGAGCGGCTCGCGCCAGTCGTTGCCCTTCGCGAGAAAGTCGCGGACGCGGTCGGAATCCGCGCCCATCACGAAGGCCATCGGGACGGCTTCGTCGACCGGAAGATCGTTGAACCACGCGTCGCCGATGCACCAGGAGGCGAGCGCCGTCATCGTTAAAGGGATCTCGTCGGGCAGATCGGTGCGCAGATCGTTCATAAACTCGCGATAGAACCGACGCTCCGAAACAGCCGCGTCATAATCGATCTGAACCGCTCTCACGTTCGGCAACTCGAGCGTTCGTTTGACCAATCCGACGAGTTTCGCTCGTTGATCGGCCGACAGAAGCGCGCGCGACTCCGCTTTCTTCTCGGTTTCGATGCGCGTAACCGCAATGATGTACGTCCCGGGGGCTGTTTCGAGGGGCTGACGGCGCGGTTGGAACAAGACTTCGTTCTTCGTAAGCTTCAGCGTTTGCGCGTGAAACGCGACGCCGAATTTTGCCGGATCGAGAAACCGAAGGTCTTCCTTCCGTTCCCAGGCCCAGAGCATACGCGGTGGCATCGTCCTACCCAATTCCGGGTTGACCGTGCGGCGGCCGGCGCAGCCGACCAGACAGACCACGGCGAACGTCAGCAGAATGCCTGCGACTGTTCGGCGGGAGTTTCGACGAAATTCCGTATGCGGCATAATTCTCAAACTGCGTCATTTCGCCGGAACCGGCGCGCTATTTTCGCTTGGCCCGCCAACTGCCGCCGAAACTCATCGTGCCGCTCATCGTGTCTCCGGAAACCGAACCGTTGTAGGAAACCGTCTCGCCTTTTTCAGTCATAAAAACGGTGATCTTGCTGCCGTTCATTCTGCCGCTGGGTTCGTTCACCCAGACGCCGGAGTTCCCGCCGACGTTGGAATAGGTCGACACGGCCAGCGATTTTCCCTGTTGCTTGAGTTTCCAGTCCATCGTGCCGCCGCCGCCGTCATCGAATTTATATGAAACCGACCAACTTCCGGTGACATCGACGGCTTCGGGCGTCTCGGTTTGGGAAGGCGTCGGAATTTCCGAAGGCGTGGCATCGATTGCGGCCGGTCCCGAAGACCCGTTGCCGCGTTTGGCCAGATCGACCTCTTTCTTTGCGAGTTCGGCCTCTTTCTTCGCCAATTCGGCTTCTTTTCTGAGCTGTTCCTTTTCCTTGTCCTGAAAAGCGCAGGACGGAACGAAAATGATCGCAACTCCTGCGCTCGCCAACAGCATCGCCCGCGCGAGTCGTCGAATGCGATCGGATAATCTGGTTAGGTCCATCACGAAATCCTCCCCACCAAGCTGGATGGCTATCCTAATCTTATACCGATTCTGGAAGAGTTGAAATCGCCCGGATCACGATTCGGTGCCAATCGTGTTCGGATTCGCGAGACGCTCCCGCTCGGCATACTTGGGGAAGTTTCTTGAATCTGCTAAGTTCACGAAGCCGCACGAAAAGAACATACAACGATTCTTCGTGTGCCTTTGTGTCCTTCGTGGTTCGCGATCGCCCCGGACTAGATGAAAGGTCTGCGTTTTGTTATATTTGATGAAACTGAATCGCCATTCATCGGAAGGGAAGTACAAATCATATGATCGAACGCGAACAACTCGAAATGGACGTCATTTTCGTCGGTGCCGGCCCGGCCAATCTTGCCGCGGCGCTTCATTTGAAGAGCAAGATCAAAGAGCACGACGAATTCATCGACAAAGGCATCAAGAAAGGCAACAAGATCGGCGATCTCGAGATCGGGATCGTCGAGAAAGGATCCTTCGTCGGTGCGCATATCCTGTCCGGCGCGGTGATGGATCCGATCGCGATTCGCGAACTTATGCCCGATTTTCTCGAACAGGGTTGTCCGGTCGATTCGGCGGTCACGAGCGACGCCTTCTGGTACCTGACCGAAGGGCGCCGGATCAATGCGCCCGTGATTCCTCCGCCGCTCAAGAACAAGGGCAAATACATCGTCAGTCTGTCGCGCGTTTGCGAATGGCTCGGCGAGAAATGCGAGGCGGCCGGAATCAACATCTTTCCGGAGTTTCCCGCTTCCGAAATATTGTATGACGAAAACGAGCGCGTGATCGGAATCCGTACCGGCGACAAGGGAATCGACAAGGAAGGCAAGCCGAAAGGAAACTTCGAGGCGGGCGTCGATATTCTGGCGAAGGTGACCGTTCTCGGTGAGGGCTCGCGCGGTTCGCTGACGAAACAGTTGACAAAGCGCCTCGGGCTTGAAAAGGAAGAAGATCCGCAGGTCTTCAGTCTCGGTGTCAAAGAGATTTGGGAAGTTCCGGCCGGCAATTTTGAGGAGGGAAAGGTCGTCCACACGCTCGGATTTCCGACCGATACCCAAACCTACGGCGGCGGCTGGATCTACGGGATGAAAGACAACAAGATCAGCATCGGCTACGTCACCGGGCTCGATTACAAGGATCCCCTGATCGATCCACACGCGGAGTTTCAGAAGTTCAAGTCGCACCCAGCCATCGCCGAGGTCCTAAAGGGCGGCAAGATGCTGAAATACGGTGCGAAGACGATCAACGCCGGCGGATACTGGACGATGCCGAAATTGTACGCGGACGGCGTGCTCCTCGTCGGCGAATGCGCGGCGTTTCTTAACGGCCAGCGCATCAAGGGCATTCATCTTGCGATGAAGTCGGGAATGCTGGCTGCCGAAACGATCGTCGGCGCATTCGAACACGCGGATTTCACTTCGAACACGCTCCGCCATTTCGCGGAGAAGGTCGATCACAGTTGGATCTACGACGAACTCTATCCGGTGCGCAATTTCCACGCGTCGTTCCAGTCGGGACGCTGGTCGGCGCTCATCAACAGCGGATTCCAGTTCCTCACCGGAGGGCTCGCTTGGGGCTTTATGCCGAAGGAGCATCACGTCGCCGGGCACGAGCGAATGGAGAAGCTCGGCGCGGCGGACGAAAAGCGTTACGAAAATCTCAAGTTCGACAAAGAACTAACCTTCAACAAGGTGACCGACGTTTTTTATGCGGCGGTCGCGCACGACGAGGATCAGCCGGCGCATCTGCATATTCTCGACACAGAGATCTGCGCGACGCGCTGCGCCGAGGAATACGGCAATCCGTGCCAGCGTTTCTGCCCGGCATCGGTTTACGAGATGGAGCAGAGCGAAGCGACCGGGCGCCGCGAGATCAAGGTCAACTTCTCGAACTGCGTCCATTGCAAGACGTGCGACATCGCCGATCCGTACCAGATCATCAATTGGGTCACGCCTGAAGGCGGCGGCGGCCCCGATTACAAGGGAATGTGAGACGATTGGGGATTTGGGATTTCGGATTTGGGATTCGGGATTTGGGATTTCGGATTTGGATCCAAAATTCCAGATTCCAGATTCCAGGATTCCGAGATTCCAGATTCCGAGATTCCAGGTTCCGAGATTCCAGGATTCCGAGATTCCAGATTCCGAAATCCCAAATCCGAAATCCCAAATCCCCAATCCGAAATCGCCATGCGTTCTCTTTCTTCAACATCCCATCAGCTGATTGAAGCTTTTTTTCGCGAGCATCTGGGCGATGCAATGTTCGAATTGCCCAAGACCTACATCGCGGCGGGGAGAGTCGCGCGCGTCGCGGCGGCGGCGCTGCGGATACAGGGGATAACGATCGGGCCCTTTGTCTTTATCGCTCCGGCGTTGCTTGAAAGGACCGGCGGAAGGATTACTCTGCCGCGCGATCTTGTCGTCCACGAGATCGCCCACGTCGTTCAATATCGCCGGCACGGCTTTTTCGGGTTCTTGTGGAAGTACTTCGGCGATTATCTGCGGAACATCCGCAAACAGGGAAATTGGTCGGCAAAATCGAGACACGCGGCCTACCTCGCTATCCCTTTTGAGATCGAAGCGAGGCAAACCGCGTATGAATTCGTCCGCTGGTTCGCGAAGAGGCGAAATTCAGGGCTTACTGCTCAAGAATGTCGAAGTGAACTTTCTTCTGGTCAAGTTCCTTGAGCGCGATGCGAGTGTTCTTGTGCTTGCGCGGGTCGAGGTCGACACGAGCGTTCGCACCTCGCTGCAACTGCTTGGCGCGTTGTGCGGCGAGGATGATCATTCGATACTTCGAATCGATCTCGGGAATGACCTTTTCGGTCACTTCGGTTTCGGCGGCCATTTCCGCGGTTTCGTCGATCAGATTTTCTTCTTGTTCAGCCATTTACTTCCTTAATCTCCCGCTGTATTGATTTTCGACGCATCGAAACTATCAAGAATATCTTGTACGCGTTCGGTTTGTCTAATGGATTTGAGCCGTTCTGCCAAAATTATCGTTTCGAGGTCGCGCGTCGCATCAACCAGATTGTCGTTGATCACTGCATACTGAAAAAGTCCGAATTCCTCGACCTCACGGCGCGAATTCCGCAGACGAAGTTCGAGCGTCTCCTCGGACTCCGTTCCGCGCGACGCGAGCCGTTCGCTCAAGACGACATACGACGGCGGAAGTATGAAGATGCTGACGGCCTCCGGAAATCGCTCAAGAACGAGCGCCGCGCCCTGGACGTCGATCTCGAGGATTACGTCGCGGCCCAGTTCGGTCTCGCGCG
The DNA window shown above is from Acidobacteriota bacterium and carries:
- the rpoZ gene encoding DNA-directed RNA polymerase subunit omega — encoded protein: MAAETEVTEKVIPEIDSKYRMIILAAQRAKQLQRGANARVDLDPRKHKNTRIALKELDQKKVHFDILEQ
- a CDS encoding DUF3142 domain-containing protein, which codes for MPHTEFRRNSRRTVAGILLTFAVVCLVGCAGRRTVNPELGRTMPPRMLWAWERKEDLRFLDPAKFGVAFHAQTLKLTKNEVLFQPRRQPLETAPGTYIIAVTRIETEKKAESRALLSADQRAKLVGLVKRTLELPNVRAVQIDYDAAVSERRFYREFMNDLRTDLPDEIPLTMTALASWCIGDAWFNDLPVDEAVPMAFVMGADSDRVRDFLAKGNDWREPLCRGSYGFAVEEPINAPLRPERRIYYFKSSAWERADIDKLR
- a CDS encoding DUF4157 domain-containing protein, yielding MGFGIWDFGFGSKIPDSRFQDSEIPDSEIPGSEIPGFRDSRFRNPKSEIPNPQSEIAMRSLSSTSHQLIEAFFREHLGDAMFELPKTYIAAGRVARVAAAALRIQGITIGPFVFIAPALLERTGGRITLPRDLVVHEIAHVVQYRRHGFFGFLWKYFGDYLRNIRKQGNWSAKSRHAAYLAIPFEIEARQTAYEFVRWFAKRRNSGLTAQECRSELSSGQVP
- the gmk gene encoding guanylate kinase — encoded protein: MKGTLIIISSPSGGGKGTLIKEIQARVPNIGYSVSYTTRAMRDGEADGRDYHFVSREEFLRRIDAGEFLEYAEVHGNFYGTSQTQVARETELGRDVILEIDVQGAALVLERFPEAVSIFILPPSYVVLSERLASRGTESEETLELRLRNSRREVEEFGLFQYAVINDNLVDATRDLETIILAERLKSIRQTERVQDILDSFDASKINTAGD
- a CDS encoding electron transfer flavoprotein-ubiquinone oxidoreductase yields the protein MIEREQLEMDVIFVGAGPANLAAALHLKSKIKEHDEFIDKGIKKGNKIGDLEIGIVEKGSFVGAHILSGAVMDPIAIRELMPDFLEQGCPVDSAVTSDAFWYLTEGRRINAPVIPPPLKNKGKYIVSLSRVCEWLGEKCEAAGINIFPEFPASEILYDENERVIGIRTGDKGIDKEGKPKGNFEAGVDILAKVTVLGEGSRGSLTKQLTKRLGLEKEEDPQVFSLGVKEIWEVPAGNFEEGKVVHTLGFPTDTQTYGGGWIYGMKDNKISIGYVTGLDYKDPLIDPHAEFQKFKSHPAIAEVLKGGKMLKYGAKTINAGGYWTMPKLYADGVLLVGECAAFLNGQRIKGIHLAMKSGMLAAETIVGAFEHADFTSNTLRHFAEKVDHSWIYDELYPVRNFHASFQSGRWSALINSGFQFLTGGLAWGFMPKEHHVAGHERMEKLGAADEKRYENLKFDKELTFNKVTDVFYAAVAHDEDQPAHLHILDTEICATRCAEEYGNPCQRFCPASVYEMEQSEATGRREIKVNFSNCVHCKTCDIADPYQIINWVTPEGGGGPDYKGM